From Halodesulfovibrio aestuarii DSM 17919 = ATCC 29578, the proteins below share one genomic window:
- a CDS encoding sigma-54-dependent transcriptional regulator, which yields MRILIVDDNSTSLQSLSVVLTDLGHQPSTFSDPHAALNHAKESYYPLIITDIKMPTLDGLSLLAELKACETSKRSDVIIITGHGDMETAITALRNGAYDYLNKPINARELAAAVERSAEHQTLLFENTDLKQNMKERVAEAQESLQGDLEKMRSQLRNVSGIGEIISGSPRMQEIIRDATIFHHEPDVPVLIEGETGTGKEVIARLVHHGETHCDTPFVALNCSAIAESLFESELFGYEAGAYTGSRTGGSAGKLELAGNGTLFLDEIAEMPLHLQPKLLRVLEERTFYRVGGLQKKHFTARIIGAGNKNLELMVEEGLFRRDLYHRLTVGHLRLPPLRERQNDIAKMASLFLRKQVKRKGKRFSSIAPETLTMLKEHSWPGNVRELENIIERAVLIHDDIILRPEHIEFTTLSYSTNRVQAAAPRLDTMPLPSIDIASSTIVLPDEPFKLEDVTQSVIRKALSKFDGNKTKAAAYLGISRYALYRKIS from the coding sequence ATGCGAATACTCATTGTTGACGACAATTCTACCAGCCTGCAAAGTCTAAGTGTTGTACTTACAGACTTAGGACACCAGCCAAGTACATTCAGCGATCCGCACGCAGCACTCAACCATGCGAAGGAAAGCTATTACCCTCTTATTATTACAGATATAAAAATGCCGACACTGGACGGCCTTTCCCTGCTTGCAGAACTGAAGGCGTGTGAAACAAGCAAACGCAGTGATGTAATCATCATCACCGGTCATGGAGACATGGAAACAGCTATTACGGCGCTGCGTAACGGTGCTTACGACTACTTAAATAAACCAATTAATGCCCGTGAGCTTGCCGCTGCTGTTGAGCGCAGTGCTGAACATCAAACCCTGCTTTTTGAAAATACTGACCTGAAACAGAATATGAAGGAACGCGTTGCAGAGGCTCAAGAGTCTTTGCAGGGAGATTTAGAAAAGATGCGTTCCCAGCTTCGTAATGTCTCGGGCATTGGAGAAATAATTTCGGGTTCACCCCGAATGCAGGAAATAATCCGCGATGCGACCATTTTTCATCATGAACCGGACGTCCCTGTCCTCATTGAAGGGGAAACAGGCACAGGTAAAGAAGTTATCGCGCGTCTGGTACATCATGGAGAAACCCATTGTGACACTCCGTTTGTTGCCCTCAACTGCTCTGCTATTGCTGAATCTCTTTTTGAAAGCGAACTGTTCGGATATGAAGCAGGGGCCTACACCGGATCACGCACTGGCGGCTCTGCCGGCAAGCTTGAGTTAGCAGGGAACGGGACACTTTTTTTGGATGAAATTGCCGAGATGCCCCTGCACTTACAGCCAAAGCTACTTCGAGTACTGGAAGAAAGAACCTTCTACCGTGTCGGTGGATTGCAAAAAAAGCACTTCACTGCCCGCATTATCGGAGCCGGTAACAAGAACCTTGAATTAATGGTGGAAGAAGGTCTGTTCCGTCGCGATTTGTATCACAGGCTTACAGTAGGGCATCTACGCCTTCCCCCGTTACGTGAACGCCAAAATGACATCGCCAAAATGGCATCGTTATTTCTGCGAAAACAGGTAAAACGGAAAGGAAAACGATTTTCATCAATCGCTCCCGAAACCCTTACGATGCTCAAAGAGCATTCGTGGCCTGGGAACGTCCGCGAATTAGAAAACATCATTGAGCGCGCCGTACTTATCCACGACGACATAATACTTCGCCCTGAGCATATTGAATTTACCACTCTTTCTTATTCAACAAATAGAGTTCAGGCAGCAGCTCCGCGACTCGACACAATGCCATTGCCTTCAATTGATATTGCATCATCCACTATTGTTTTACCGGATGAGCCTTTCAAACTGGAAGACGTGACACAATCTGTTATCCGCAAGGCACTAAGCAAGTTTGATGGTAACAAAACAAAGGCTGCAGCGTATCTTGGTATTTCCCGATATGCACTTTATCGCAAAATATC